One segment of Rhipicephalus sanguineus isolate Rsan-2018 chromosome 6, BIME_Rsan_1.4, whole genome shotgun sequence DNA contains the following:
- the LOC119395685 gene encoding uncharacterized protein LOC119395685 isoform X1, whose protein sequence is MEPAVATAPEEDVLRRHLRDLKKCGNTWTGYADCREAYEELLRDLAAVSMCFQTEHSVKPKGMLMFSTQRGHVVINEDMPFKVVQTTDRGCLFGRDLHKVQDSRNRQEKHADWSAATFQRKKVKLQGTKKKGCTATMHVKQVELYPEFRINIPQPCTKWQHEAASKETISRLRLALQEAASGKPVLHQHRFYVCMSDRESHSNHDIDARCAGYAQPINSEVSKKICELVQQGVTSVKTVESCLRFFVRDVLFSNKQCPPSTCRDFYPTKTDIKNHIQKALRKNRFSSLDQENVAVYVEQMKEKAPRTRCFFRAYHVKSLENDPDGQKEPQAELLDCDALETVAQECEPTLLLCIQTEFMKELILKYSDVVVCLDATYKTTDYALPLFLIVVKTSSCYAVAGAFIVQFETALCIEEALNIFKAWNPTLSPKFWMVDYSQAEISALSAAFPNSRPVLCDFHREQAWHRWLSK, encoded by the exons atggagcctgcagtggcgacagcacctgaagaagaTGTATTAAGGAGGCACCTGCGGGACTTGAAGAAGTGTGGAAACACGTGGACCGGCTATGCTGACTGCAGAGAGGCATACGAAGAGCTTTTAAGGGACCTCGCCGCTGTCAGTATGTGCTTCCAGACTGAGCACTCCGTGAAGCCAAAAGGCAT GCTGATGTTCAGCACTCAACGCGGACATGTGGTCATAAATGAAGACATGCCTTTTAAGGTTGTCCAGACAACGGACAGAGGCTGCCTCTTTGGGAGAGACCTGCACAAGGTGCAGGATTCAAGAAATCGACAG GAGAAGCATGCCGACTGGTCAGCAGCTACCTTCCAGCGAAAAAAGGTGAAGCTACAAGGGACAAAGAAGAAGGGGTGTACTGCAACGATGCATGTGAAACAAGTGGAGTTGTATCCAGAATTCAGg atCAACATCCCACAACCATGTACCAAATGGCAGCACGAAGCAGCTTCAAAGGAAACAATCTCTCGACTGAGGTTGGCATTGCAAGAAGCAGCTAGTGGTAAACCTGTTCTGCACCAGCATCGCTTCTATGTCTGTATGTCCGACAGGGAAAGCCACTCTAATCATGACATTGATGCTCGCTGTGCAGGCTACGCACAGCCGATAAATTCAGAAGTGTCCAAAAAAATTTGTGAGCTGGTACAACAAGGTGTGACATCTGTAAAAACTGTTGAAAGCTGCCTAAGGTTTTTTGTCCGAGATGTACTGTTCTCAAACAAGCAGTGCCCCCCGTCTACTTGCAGAGATTTTTACCCTACAAAGACAGACATAAAAAATCATATCCAGAAGGCACTTCGTAAGAACAGATTTAGTTCACTTGATCAAGAGAATGTGGCAGTGTATGTAGAACAAATGAAAGAGAAAGCACCTAGAACAAGATGTTTTTTCCGCGCCTATCATGTCAAGTCTCTGGAAAATGATCCTGACGGGCAAAAGGAACCGCAGGCCGAGTTACTTGATTGTGACGCTTTAGAAACTGTGGCACAGGAATGCGAGCCGACACTGTTGCTTTGCATTCAGACTGAGTTCATGAAGGAGTTGATACTTAAGTATAGTGATGTTGTCGTATGTCTTGATGCTACGTACAAAACAACGGATTATGCCCTTCCGCTCTTCCTTATTGTGGTGAAAACTTCAAGTTGCTATGCTGTTGCAGGTGCTTTCATCGTGCAATTTGAAACAGCTCTCTGCATCGAAGAGGCACTAAACATCTTTAAGGCCTGGAATCCAACCCTAAGTCCTAAGTTTTGGATGGTGGACTATAGCCAGGCAGAGATCAGTGCACTTTCTGCTGCCTTCCCGAACAGTCGGCCAGTCCTGTGTGACTTTCACCGAGAGCAGGCTTGGCACAGGTGGCTTTCAAAATAA
- the LOC119395685 gene encoding uncharacterized protein LOC119395685 isoform X3 translates to MEPAVATAPEEDVLRRHLRDLKKCGNTWTGYADCREAYEELLRDLAAVSMCFQTEHSVKPKGEACRLVSSYLPAKKGEATRDKEEGVYCNDACETSGVVSRIQDQHPTTMYQMAARSSFKGNNLSTEVGIARSS, encoded by the exons atggagcctgcagtggcgacagcacctgaagaagaTGTATTAAGGAGGCACCTGCGGGACTTGAAGAAGTGTGGAAACACGTGGACCGGCTATGCTGACTGCAGAGAGGCATACGAAGAGCTTTTAAGGGACCTCGCCGCTGTCAGTATGTGCTTCCAGACTGAGCACTCCGTGAAGCCAAAAG GAGAAGCATGCCGACTGGTCAGCAGCTACCTTCCAGCGAAAAAAGGTGAAGCTACAAGGGACAAAGAAGAAGGGGTGTACTGCAACGATGCATGTGAAACAAGTGGAGTTGTATCCAGAATTCAGg atCAACATCCCACAACCATGTACCAAATGGCAGCACGAAGCAGCTTCAAAGGAAACAATCTCTCGACTGAGGTTGGCATTGCAAGAAGCAGCTAG
- the LOC119395685 gene encoding uncharacterized protein LOC119395685 isoform X2, whose translation MEPAVATAPEEDVLRRHLRDLKKCGNTWTGYADCREAYEELLRDLAAVSMCFQTEHSVKPKGMLMFSTQRGHVVINEDMPFKVVQTTDRGCLFGRDLHKVQDSRNRQINIPQPCTKWQHEAASKETISRLRLALQEAASGKPVLHQHRFYVCMSDRESHSNHDIDARCAGYAQPINSEVSKKICELVQQGVTSVKTVESCLRFFVRDVLFSNKQCPPSTCRDFYPTKTDIKNHIQKALRKNRFSSLDQENVAVYVEQMKEKAPRTRCFFRAYHVKSLENDPDGQKEPQAELLDCDALETVAQECEPTLLLCIQTEFMKELILKYSDVVVCLDATYKTTDYALPLFLIVVKTSSCYAVAGAFIVQFETALCIEEALNIFKAWNPTLSPKFWMVDYSQAEISALSAAFPNSRPVLCDFHREQAWHRWLSK comes from the exons atggagcctgcagtggcgacagcacctgaagaagaTGTATTAAGGAGGCACCTGCGGGACTTGAAGAAGTGTGGAAACACGTGGACCGGCTATGCTGACTGCAGAGAGGCATACGAAGAGCTTTTAAGGGACCTCGCCGCTGTCAGTATGTGCTTCCAGACTGAGCACTCCGTGAAGCCAAAAGGCAT GCTGATGTTCAGCACTCAACGCGGACATGTGGTCATAAATGAAGACATGCCTTTTAAGGTTGTCCAGACAACGGACAGAGGCTGCCTCTTTGGGAGAGACCTGCACAAGGTGCAGGATTCAAGAAATCGACAG atCAACATCCCACAACCATGTACCAAATGGCAGCACGAAGCAGCTTCAAAGGAAACAATCTCTCGACTGAGGTTGGCATTGCAAGAAGCAGCTAGTGGTAAACCTGTTCTGCACCAGCATCGCTTCTATGTCTGTATGTCCGACAGGGAAAGCCACTCTAATCATGACATTGATGCTCGCTGTGCAGGCTACGCACAGCCGATAAATTCAGAAGTGTCCAAAAAAATTTGTGAGCTGGTACAACAAGGTGTGACATCTGTAAAAACTGTTGAAAGCTGCCTAAGGTTTTTTGTCCGAGATGTACTGTTCTCAAACAAGCAGTGCCCCCCGTCTACTTGCAGAGATTTTTACCCTACAAAGACAGACATAAAAAATCATATCCAGAAGGCACTTCGTAAGAACAGATTTAGTTCACTTGATCAAGAGAATGTGGCAGTGTATGTAGAACAAATGAAAGAGAAAGCACCTAGAACAAGATGTTTTTTCCGCGCCTATCATGTCAAGTCTCTGGAAAATGATCCTGACGGGCAAAAGGAACCGCAGGCCGAGTTACTTGATTGTGACGCTTTAGAAACTGTGGCACAGGAATGCGAGCCGACACTGTTGCTTTGCATTCAGACTGAGTTCATGAAGGAGTTGATACTTAAGTATAGTGATGTTGTCGTATGTCTTGATGCTACGTACAAAACAACGGATTATGCCCTTCCGCTCTTCCTTATTGTGGTGAAAACTTCAAGTTGCTATGCTGTTGCAGGTGCTTTCATCGTGCAATTTGAAACAGCTCTCTGCATCGAAGAGGCACTAAACATCTTTAAGGCCTGGAATCCAACCCTAAGTCCTAAGTTTTGGATGGTGGACTATAGCCAGGCAGAGATCAGTGCACTTTCTGCTGCCTTCCCGAACAGTCGGCCAGTCCTGTGTGACTTTCACCGAGAGCAGGCTTGGCACAGGTGGCTTTCAAAATAA